The Suncus etruscus isolate mSunEtr1 chromosome 7, mSunEtr1.pri.cur, whole genome shotgun sequence genome includes a window with the following:
- the FIGNL1 gene encoding fidgetin-like protein 1 has translation MQTSNSRSVHLSEWQKNYFIVTSDTCTPGQKADAYRSQILQIQYAWADSQISQACASTLFKKYAEKYSTIIDSDNVKTGLNNYAENVLSLARSQQTDSEKWQSGLSINNVFKMKTVQEMMQAGRKCEGDLLASSDPSAVIHKETAQLDLKFNVCGSTGENSPICNSVQYTNKIQGLPGPQNAQLPTLTDTIKTCSLVPNEPPTAKFHATPLFGNARKENKSSSKASVGLGMFLPSQSCLPLDCEDSQKRKGFYGSGIIDTRSTPMPNAPSKTVDNNPREESSLPTFKTAKEQLWVDEQKKYHQPQRAAGSSYGGIKKSLGASRSRGIFGKFVPPIPKQDGGEQNGEMQRKSYGTGSAESAPPIDGRLKNMEPRMVDLIMSEIVDHGPPVNWEDIAGVEFAKATIKEIVVWPMLRPDIFTGLRGPPKGILLFGPPGTGKTLIGKCIASQSGATFFSISASSLTSKWVGEGEKMVRALFAVARCQQPSVIFIDEIDSLLSQRGDGEHESSRRIKTEFLVQLDGATTSSEDRILVVGATNRPQEIDEAARRRLVKRLYIPLPEASARKQIVINLMSKEPCCLREEEIELVVQQSEGFSGADMTQLCREASLGPIRSLQIADIATVTPDQVRPIAYIDFENAFRTVRPSVSSKDLELFENWNKTYGCGK, from the coding sequence ATGCAGACCTCCAATTCTAGATCTGTGCACCTCAGTGAATGGCAGAAAAACTACTTTATAGTCACATCTGACACGTGCACACCTGGACAGAAGGCGGATGCATACCGATCACAGATACTACAGATTCAGTATGCGTGGGCAGACTCTCAGATCTCCCAGGCCTGCGCGTCCACGCTTTTCAAGAAATACGCAGAGAAGTACTCCACTATTATTGATTCTGACAATGTCAAAACTGGTTTGAATAACTATGCAGAAAACGTTTTATCTCTGGCCAGATCTCAGCAAACTGATAGTGAAAAGTGGCAGTCTGGATTGTCGATCAATAATGTCTTCAAAATGAAGACTGTGCAGGAAATGATGCAGGCTGGCAGAAAATGTGAAGGGGATTTGCTGGCATCTTCTGACCCCTCAGCAGTGATCCATAAAGAGACTGCTCAATTAGATCTTAAGTTTAATGTTTGTGGTAGTACAGGGGAGAATAGTCCAATATGTAACTCAGTTCAGTATACAAATAAGATCCAAGGTCTCCCAGGTCCTCAGAATGCCCAGCTACCTACTCTGACGGACACCATTAAGACATGTTCTCTAGTTCCAAATGAACCACCTACTGCCAAATTCCATGCCACACCACTCTTTGGAAATGctagaaaggaaaataagagcTCTTCAAAAGCCAGCGTAGGCCTTGGTATGTTCTTACCTAGCCAGTCTTGTCTTCCTTTGGATTGTGAAGATtcacagaaaagaaaaggttTCTATGGCTCCGGCATCATTGATACACGCTCTACCCCGATGCCTAATGCTCCCAGTAAAACAGTAGATAACAACCCAAGGGAGGAGAGCAGCCTGCCCACTTTTAAAACTGCCAAAGAACAGTTATGGGTAGATGAGCAGAAAAAATACCACCAACCCCAGCGTGCAGCAGGGTCTTCATATGGTGGGATAAAGAAATCTCTAGGAGCAAGTCGATCCCGAGGAATATTTGGAAAGTTTGTGCCTCCAATACCTAAGCAAGATGGGGGAGAGCAGAATGGAGAAATGCAGCGTAAGTCTTACGGCACCGGATCTGCAGAATCAGCACCCCCCATTGATGGGCGTCTGAAGAACATGGAACCAAGGATGGTCGACCTTATTATGAGTGAGATTGTGGATCACGGCCCTCCGGTAAATTGGGAAGACATAGCAGGGGTGGAATTTGCCAAAGCCACTATAAAGGAGATAGTCGTGTGGCCTATGTTGAGGCCGGATATTTTCACTGGTTTGCGAGGACCCCCCAAAGGGATCCTGCTCTTTGGTCCCCCCGGGACTGGCAAGACTCTCATTGGCAAGTGCATTGCTAGTCAGTCTGGTGCAACGTTCTTCAGCATCTCTGCATCATCCTTGACTTCGAAATGGGTAGGCGAGGGGGAGAAGATGGTCCGGGCATTGTTTGCCGTTGCCAGGTGCCAGCAACCATCTGTGATCTTTATTGATGAAATCGATTCCTTGTTGTCTCAACGAGGAGATGGTGAACACGAATCTTCTAGAAGGATTAAAACCGAATTTTTAGTTCAGTTAGATGGAGCCACCACATCTTCTGAAGATCGTATTTTAGTAGTCGGAGCAACTAATCGGCCACAAGAAATCGATGAGGCTGCCCGGAGAAGGTTGGTGAAAAGACTTTATATTCCCCTTCCAGAAGCTTCAGCCCGGAAGCAGATAGTGATTAATCTGATGTCTAAGGAGCCGTGCTGTCTCAGGGAAGAGGAGATTGAGCTGGTCGTGCAGCAGTCTGAAGGGTTCTCGGGGGCTGACATGACGCAGCTGTGCCGAGAGGCCTCCCTTGGTCCCATTCGAAGCTTGCAGATTGCCGACATTGCCACGGTCACACCAGATCAAGTCCGGCCAATAGCTTATATTGattttgaaaatgcttttagAACTGTGCGGCCATCTGTGTCCTCAAAAGATTTAGAGCTTTTTGAAAATTGGAACAAAACTTATGGCTGTGGGAAGTAA